The following proteins come from a genomic window of Salvia hispanica cultivar TCC Black 2014 chromosome 4, UniMelb_Shisp_WGS_1.0, whole genome shotgun sequence:
- the LOC125220452 gene encoding MADS-box protein AGL42-like: MDRQQEASFSRRRACLFNKARQLAVLCDAQVAIIIISSHGKIYEFATSSMQEILTRYKTCLELGNPNPETTEEDALKEAGVSEQNADKLKPRKFLGKDLAQMSSHELSELREKINKGMMFIKDTKLQLLRDELEKSRMQKEQELEKSQMLQRQVEELKKKFVPTVIYNPVPISVHCPATEEDVVQPEQLKKNFVPTKIYNPVPISVYDPATGEPPERVQYQFLPRNSFAAKLGISSGTYNASEH; this comes from the exons ATGGATCGCCAGCAAGAAGCTTCCTTCTCTAGGAGGCGTGCGTGCTTGTTCAACAAGGCGCGTCAACTTGCCGTTCTCTGCGATGCTCAAGTCGCCATTATCATTATTTCCTCTCATGGCAAAATCTACGAATTTGCTACTTCCAG TATGCAGGAAATTTTAACAAGATACAAAACGTGCTTGGAACTTGGCAATCCTAATCCAGAG ACAACTGAGGAAGATGCACTGAAGGAGGCCGGTGTTTCCGAACAGAATGCTGATAAACTCAAACCAAG GAAATTTCTTGGTAAGGACTTGGCACAGATGAGCTCACATGAATTATCTGAgcttagagagaaaataaacaaagggATGATGTTTATAAAGGATACAAAG CTGCAACTGTTGAGGGATGAATTagaaaaatcaagaatgcAGAAAGAGCAGGAGCTGGAGAAAAGCCAGATGTTGCAGAGACAG GTTGAAGAGCTTAAGAAGAAGTTTGTTCCAACAGTAATTTATAATCCAGTACCAATTTCTGTTCACTGCCCTGCAACGGAGGAGGATGTTGTGCAGCCGGAACAGCTTAAGAAGAACTTTGTTccaacaaaaatttataatccaGTACCGATTTCTGTTTACGACCCTGCTACTGGGGAGCCGCCTGAACGAGTCCAGTACCAATTTCTTCCACGTAACAGTTTTGCCGCAAAGCTTGGTATCAGCAGTGGTACATATAATGCTAGTGAGCATTAG
- the LOC125223162 gene encoding protein PNS1 isoform X2, with amino-acid sequence MGAEEPVDEKSERENVEREADLEKGELNIQKESVQTLPPNAIHMSRMQRLSATNPLRLVMDNGTRVASPSPARPPPPPRASASPPRPPPPVETTPPPPQTQSQSRSIHTPQQSPVTLNSRKYTNKISLFVFTLHTVAAVLLVGFLIYRGVKGLLEEGQARRREQRVLKYFLPQVEAAALLSITLAFVWQKAVRVWPHIMVHFIIWGSFALTLTTGILLICFQTPATDGVGVLYIAFAVGNGLYACWVTQRTSFCSKIFVKSLEPVSKFSDLNQPTYWMLGAGFCWMSLWIFAVVGALNFHFPALMIIVLVLSLAWTAEVMRNVANLTVSRVIALYYLRGMQSSTQFCFQRALSNNLGSACLGSLFVPTIEALRIVARGLNLIEGEDEFMFSCAHCCLRVMESIFRRGNGWAYVHIAAYGKGFVKASQDTWELFVKREMGEVVDSDITTAICFLTGVCSGAICAIMVSSWTYALDDRGASYIGTLAVLATLIGYLMTRIAMALPHACVSCYYVCYAENPENRLFDRTIPDRIDLIKSGRLEAVVPTPRVPRRFQR; translated from the exons ATGGGCGCCGAAGAACCG gTGGATGAGAAAtcggagagagagaatgtggAGAGAGAAGCGGATTTGGAAAAGGGTGAGCTGAATATCCAGAAGGAATCGGTGCAAACACTTCCCCCAAATGCGATTCACATGTCGAGAATGCAGCGATTAAGCGCCACAAACCCCCTCCGCCTCGTCATGGATAATGGCACGCGAGTCGCATCTCCCTCTCCAGCTCGccccccgccgccgccgcgcgCCTCAGCTTCCCCTCCTCGTCCCCCTCCTCCAGTCGAGACGacgccgccaccgccgcaAACGCAATCGCAATCGCGCTCAATACACACTCCACAG CAATCGCCGGTGACATTGAATTCGAGGAAATACACAAACAAAATATCTCTGTTTGTGTTCACTCTGCACACAGTGGCGGCGGTGTTGCTGGTGGGGTTTCTAATATACAGGGGGGTGAAGGGGCTATTAGAAGAAGGCCAAGCGCGGCGGCGAGAGCAGCGCGTGCTGAAGTATTTCCTCCCTCAGGTGGAGGCCGCCGCTCTCCTCAGCATCACCCTCGCATTCGTCTGGCAGAAGGCCGTCAGAGTGTGGCCTCACATCATGGTGCACTTCATAATTTGGGGCTCTTTCGCCCTAACCCTAACCACCGGAATCCTCCTAATCTGCTTCCAAACCCCCGCCACCGACGGCGTCGGCGTCCTCTACATCGCCTTCGCTGTCGGCAACGGCCTCTACGCCTGCTGGGTAACGCAGAGAACCAGCTTCTGCTCCAAAATCTTCGTCAAATCGCTCGAGCCAGTCTCCAAATTTTCTGATCTAAACCAGCCGACTTATTGGATGCTCGGAGCCGGATTCTGCTGGATGTCGTTGTGGATTTTCGCGGTCGTTGGGGCGTTGAACTTCCATTTCCCGGCATTGATGATAATAGTTCTTGTTCTGAGCTTGGCTTGGACTGCTGAGGTGATGAGGAATGTAGCTAATTTGACAGTTAGCAGAGTGATTGCTCTGTACTATCTTAGAGGAATGCAATCCAGCACCCAATTCTGCTTCCAGAGAGCCCTGTCGAATAATCTCGGAAGCGCCTGTCTCGGATCACTCTTCGTCCCAACCATCGAGGCTCTGAGGATCGTGGCCAGAGGGCTCAATTTGATAGAAGGGGAAGACGAGTTCATGTTCTCGTGCGCGCATTGCTGCCTCAGAGTGATGGAGTCCATCTTCCGGAGAGGCAATGGCTGGGCATATGTGCACATTGCAGCGTACGGGAAAGGGTTCGTGAAGGCGTCTCAGGACACGTGGGAACTCTTCGTGAAGAGGGAGATGGGCGAGGTTGTGGACTCGGATATAACCACAGCCATCTGCTTCCTCACAGGAGTGTGCAGCGGGGCAATCTGCGCCATCATGGTGTCGTCGTGGACATACGCCCTGGACGATCGCGGTGCTAGCTACATCGGGACGCTCGCGGTGCTAGCTACGTTGATCGGTTACCTAATG ACTAGGATTGCAATGGCGTTGCCTCATGCCTGCGTGAGCTGTTACTACGTCTGCTACGCCGAGAATCCCGAGAATCGGCTGTTCGATCGGACCATACCCGACCGGATCGATTTGATCAAATCAGGCCGCCTCGAAGCTGTCGTCCCGACGCCGAGGGTTCCGCGGAGATTCCAAAGGTAG
- the LOC125223162 gene encoding protein PNS1 isoform X1 gives MGAEEPVDEKSERENVEREADLEKGELNIQKESVQTLPPNAIHMSRMQRLSATNPLRLVMDNGTRVASPSPARPPPPPRASASPPRPPPPVETTPPPPQTQSQSRSIHTPQQQSPVTLNSRKYTNKISLFVFTLHTVAAVLLVGFLIYRGVKGLLEEGQARRREQRVLKYFLPQVEAAALLSITLAFVWQKAVRVWPHIMVHFIIWGSFALTLTTGILLICFQTPATDGVGVLYIAFAVGNGLYACWVTQRTSFCSKIFVKSLEPVSKFSDLNQPTYWMLGAGFCWMSLWIFAVVGALNFHFPALMIIVLVLSLAWTAEVMRNVANLTVSRVIALYYLRGMQSSTQFCFQRALSNNLGSACLGSLFVPTIEALRIVARGLNLIEGEDEFMFSCAHCCLRVMESIFRRGNGWAYVHIAAYGKGFVKASQDTWELFVKREMGEVVDSDITTAICFLTGVCSGAICAIMVSSWTYALDDRGASYIGTLAVLATLIGYLMTRIAMALPHACVSCYYVCYAENPENRLFDRTIPDRIDLIKSGRLEAVVPTPRVPRRFQR, from the exons ATGGGCGCCGAAGAACCG gTGGATGAGAAAtcggagagagagaatgtggAGAGAGAAGCGGATTTGGAAAAGGGTGAGCTGAATATCCAGAAGGAATCGGTGCAAACACTTCCCCCAAATGCGATTCACATGTCGAGAATGCAGCGATTAAGCGCCACAAACCCCCTCCGCCTCGTCATGGATAATGGCACGCGAGTCGCATCTCCCTCTCCAGCTCGccccccgccgccgccgcgcgCCTCAGCTTCCCCTCCTCGTCCCCCTCCTCCAGTCGAGACGacgccgccaccgccgcaAACGCAATCGCAATCGCGCTCAATACACACTCCACAG CAGCAATCGCCGGTGACATTGAATTCGAGGAAATACACAAACAAAATATCTCTGTTTGTGTTCACTCTGCACACAGTGGCGGCGGTGTTGCTGGTGGGGTTTCTAATATACAGGGGGGTGAAGGGGCTATTAGAAGAAGGCCAAGCGCGGCGGCGAGAGCAGCGCGTGCTGAAGTATTTCCTCCCTCAGGTGGAGGCCGCCGCTCTCCTCAGCATCACCCTCGCATTCGTCTGGCAGAAGGCCGTCAGAGTGTGGCCTCACATCATGGTGCACTTCATAATTTGGGGCTCTTTCGCCCTAACCCTAACCACCGGAATCCTCCTAATCTGCTTCCAAACCCCCGCCACCGACGGCGTCGGCGTCCTCTACATCGCCTTCGCTGTCGGCAACGGCCTCTACGCCTGCTGGGTAACGCAGAGAACCAGCTTCTGCTCCAAAATCTTCGTCAAATCGCTCGAGCCAGTCTCCAAATTTTCTGATCTAAACCAGCCGACTTATTGGATGCTCGGAGCCGGATTCTGCTGGATGTCGTTGTGGATTTTCGCGGTCGTTGGGGCGTTGAACTTCCATTTCCCGGCATTGATGATAATAGTTCTTGTTCTGAGCTTGGCTTGGACTGCTGAGGTGATGAGGAATGTAGCTAATTTGACAGTTAGCAGAGTGATTGCTCTGTACTATCTTAGAGGAATGCAATCCAGCACCCAATTCTGCTTCCAGAGAGCCCTGTCGAATAATCTCGGAAGCGCCTGTCTCGGATCACTCTTCGTCCCAACCATCGAGGCTCTGAGGATCGTGGCCAGAGGGCTCAATTTGATAGAAGGGGAAGACGAGTTCATGTTCTCGTGCGCGCATTGCTGCCTCAGAGTGATGGAGTCCATCTTCCGGAGAGGCAATGGCTGGGCATATGTGCACATTGCAGCGTACGGGAAAGGGTTCGTGAAGGCGTCTCAGGACACGTGGGAACTCTTCGTGAAGAGGGAGATGGGCGAGGTTGTGGACTCGGATATAACCACAGCCATCTGCTTCCTCACAGGAGTGTGCAGCGGGGCAATCTGCGCCATCATGGTGTCGTCGTGGACATACGCCCTGGACGATCGCGGTGCTAGCTACATCGGGACGCTCGCGGTGCTAGCTACGTTGATCGGTTACCTAATG ACTAGGATTGCAATGGCGTTGCCTCATGCCTGCGTGAGCTGTTACTACGTCTGCTACGCCGAGAATCCCGAGAATCGGCTGTTCGATCGGACCATACCCGACCGGATCGATTTGATCAAATCAGGCCGCCTCGAAGCTGTCGTCCCGACGCCGAGGGTTCCGCGGAGATTCCAAAGGTAG